Proteins encoded in a region of the Alosa sapidissima isolate fAloSap1 chromosome 19, fAloSap1.pri, whole genome shotgun sequence genome:
- the LOC121692699 gene encoding uncharacterized protein LOC121692699: protein MLSDTDKAGMAPLQLSAKRLQMESAELQKAHDAAAERNRALCRDNLNLKLAIRRLSPQLQEIDLKHEDLNKMRCALEKGTENLSRLQSQQKALETNNSDLKDELESRLGELSILRRIRVTDKEQIQNLSSCASTLEYQNALGQNCVQQKLEDIRQRDAALEELNSAMQERSEFVKEWNERQTKLKVEVTEAIQSTQDIVTSFGTCQTWRFSKPQFPRKSTRQPSFLEELSLCQDRPPQETPPEASGIVLDKTPPKRRLSAHLKPLICTVGFTATLLFMLTIIGTAVPVCPPGQGVPCEDLLRDALQGALLPYCNLHFPLIPPY from the exons ATGCTGAGTGACACTGACAAGGCTGGCATGGCACCTCTCCAGCTCTCCGCCAAGAGACTCCAGATGGAGAGCGCAGAACTTCAAAAGGCCCACGACGCAGCGGCAGAACGGAATCGCGCTCTTTGTCGTGATAACCTGAATTTGAAATTGGCAATCCGAAGACTGTCACCACAACTTCAAGAGATTGATCTTAAACACGAGGATCTGAATAAGATGCGTTGTGCTTTAGAAAAAGGCACCGAAAATCTCAGTAGATTACAGTCTCAACAGAAGGCATTGGAGACGAACAATTCTGACCTCAAAGACGAGTTAGAATCTCGTCTTGGAGAACTGTCAATCCTCAGACGTATAAGAGTGACAGACAAGGAGCAAATTCAAAATCTCAGTAGTTGTGCAAGCACGCTTGAGTACCAAAATGCACTCGGACAAAACTGCGTTCAGCAAAAGTTGGAAGACATAAGGCAGAGAGATGCTGCTCTCGAAGAACTGAACTCGGCCATGCAAGAGCGCTCGGAGTTTGTCAAAGAGTGgaatgagagacagacaaaaTTAAAGGTCGAGGTTACCGAAGCAATACAATCAACGCAGGATATCGTAACATCTTTCGGAACATGTCAGACATGGCGTTTCTCAAAACCCCAATTTCCTCGTAAATCCACCAGACAGCCTAGTTTTTTAGAAGAACTGAGCCTATGTCAAGACAGACCACCTCAGGAAACACCACCCGAGGCCTCGGGAATT GTGCTTGATAAGACACCACCAAAGAGGAGATTATCAGCGCATTTGAAGCCGTTGATTTGCACTGTAGGATTTACAGCCACCCTCTTGTTCATGCTGACCATAATTGGCACTGCCGTGCCCGTGTGCCCTCCTGGACAAGGTGTTCCGTGTGAGGATCTACTACGAGACGCGCTTCAGGGCGCGCTGCTGCCATACTGTAACCTTCACTTCCCGCTAATTCCGCCTTACTGA